The following coding sequences lie in one Azospirillum humicireducens genomic window:
- a CDS encoding GNAT family N-acetyltransferase: protein MQQNIRSVADPILETPRLLLRPTRAEDFEPWAVMMADEEVTRHIGGAQSRPIAWRGFVAVAGAWMIQGFSMFSVIEKSTGLWVGRVGPWVPEGWPGNEVGWAILRSHWGRGYAVEAATAAIDWAFDTLGWKDVLHTINPQNLASKAVARRLGGHMSGLAPLPEPMAQPMAEFWRQTRDEWRSHPRS, encoded by the coding sequence GTGCAGCAGAACATACGGTCGGTCGCGGACCCGATCCTGGAAACCCCTCGGTTGCTCCTGCGTCCGACCAGGGCGGAAGATTTCGAACCCTGGGCCGTCATGATGGCGGACGAGGAGGTGACGAGGCATATCGGCGGCGCGCAGTCGCGTCCCATCGCCTGGCGTGGATTCGTCGCAGTCGCCGGAGCCTGGATGATCCAGGGCTTTTCCATGTTTTCCGTGATCGAGAAATCCACCGGCCTTTGGGTGGGGCGAGTCGGCCCCTGGGTTCCGGAAGGTTGGCCCGGAAATGAGGTCGGCTGGGCGATCTTGCGCAGTCATTGGGGGCGAGGTTATGCCGTGGAGGCGGCAACCGCAGCCATCGATTGGGCCTTCGATACGCTTGGCTGGAAGGATGTGCTTCACACGATCAACCCGCAAAATCTCGCATCCAAGGCGGTTGCGCGGCGGCTGGGCGGGCATATGAGCGGCCTTGCGCCGTTGCCCGAACCCATGGCCCAGCCGATGGCGGAATTCTGGCGTCAAACGCGGGATGAGTGGCGTAGCCATCCGCGATCTTGA